In Desulfosudis oleivorans Hxd3, the DNA window TTTGGAAAAAATCGGGGTCTACCTGGAGAGCCGCACCGAGGTGCAGAATTTTCAGATCGCAAAGGACACGGTGACGGCCATTACCGCCGGCATCGTGAAACTGGAAATTCTGGATGAACAATGGAACGGCGAGCAGTATGCCATGACCGCCCGGATCGTGGCCGACCCCGATGAGATTGCCCGGTCCATTGATGCCATGCGCAACACCCAGGGCAAAATGGCGGATATTGAGAAGCTGCGGACCATCAACGAAGAGTCTGTAGAACAGATGCGGGAGATGCAGGCCCGCATGGAGCAGCTCCAGTCCGACCTGCTCAGCTTAAACCAGGACGCCGGCGCCCACCAGGGCATCCTGGATGCCTGGGGCCTGTATGAAAAGGCGGTGCAGATGCGTCAGACCGGCAGGACAAAAGAGGCCATTGAAGCATTAAACACCGT includes these proteins:
- a CDS encoding tetratricopeptide repeat protein; translated protein: MVLLRVIIVFLLVTGLPPAGMAASQTFVETYAYNAGESDSKLTCRTVSLIEVKRLLLEKIGVYLESRTEVQNFQIAKDTVTAITAGIVKLEILDEQWNGEQYAMTARIVADPDEIARSIDAMRNTQGKMADIEKLRTINEESVEQMREMQARMEQLQSDLLSLNQDAGAHQGILDAWGLYEKAVQMRQTGRTKEAIEALNTVIAGNPTYLAYFERAMAYMEQDRYHEAIADFNQTLKVEPKMRGALFGRGMAYLKTGNREAGRRDIEKAAALGNGRAVKWLREHSGRNGL